The Mustela nigripes isolate SB6536 chromosome X, MUSNIG.SB6536, whole genome shotgun sequence genomic sequence AGTGGTTTAAAGAAAGAAGTTATGCATACATTTTTGTGCAGCTCCTAAATACTAAATACTTTACAGTTAGCTTGGTAAAGTGTCTCTTTAAGAACATTTCTATCTTTTAAGAATTTACAAAATGTTGtcctttaaaatttcatctttatttcaatttttactGTACTTTTATTAGTAGCAACTTACCAGAAGTACATCATcgaacaaaatagagaaataatgaaagaaagaacacctTCAAAAGGTCACAAGTAATGGAAGTTACTCAGCGTGAATTACAATATAAGCAGAGATTTCAAAAATCAAGGGAACCAAATTATTTCTGCTGATATGATAAACATTTCCACAATTATTAGGACTACTAAAGTTAGAGATTTTCCACggattttttgacattttttttattattttgaaataattttagatttgtgggaaaaaaaatagttccaAAGTTAATACAGAGAGTTCCCACATAACCCTCACTTAGTTTCCcttaatgttaacatcttacaatACCTTAGTCTATTTGTTAAAACTAAGAAACCACCATTGGTTTGTGACTATTAAGTAAACTGCAGactctattcagattttctcaaCTTTGTCCActaatatcctttttctgttaCAGGATCCTGTCTAGGATACCACAGTGCATTTAGTCACCAAGTCTCCTTAGACTCCTGGTTTCTCAGCCTTTTCTTGTTTCCTGTgatcttgaaatattttaagagtacTGGCCAAgtgttttgtagaatgttcctTAATTGGGGGTTGTCTGATATTTTCCTCACGTATAGACTAAGGTTATGGGTTCTGAGGAGGAATAGCCATGGAGGTGAATGCCCTTCCTGTATCATATTAGAGGCATATGATATTGATGTGACTTTATCATTGGTGATATTAACCAGCATCATGTGTTTGAGTAATGTTTGTAGGATTTATTTactgtaaagttactcttttttctctttttataatctGTTCTTTTGGATGCAAGATACTTAAAAGCAGGAGGGAAATCAAACTTTACCTCTTTTATGATATTTGGAATTATTCTATAGGGAGATTTATACCTTATgccaaaattatttacttattttttatatcagGATGGACTCGTGAATATTTGTCTTATACTTTAGGTCATAATGTAATATcacattactatttttaaaatcgAACTCTTCTATCTTTGGTCATTGGGAATGCCATTATTTCATGTGTCACTTTGACATACTGTAGCTGTTCAGCGCTACAAGATGCTCCAGGGTTGTCTTGTATATTCCCTGCCCTTGTTTTGGaatcagacatttttccaaggatcTCTGGTTCCTTTCTTTGGACAATGTATTAGAAATTAAGATCCAGGTGCAGGTGGTACTCATTACTACAGGGCTGTCAGGGGTCCCAAGGCCTGTCAGTAGAGAGATCTATGAAATACGTATCGGTATAATAACCCACGTATACACacatttctataattatttcagcATTTATCCATCTGCATATATATTATGCTAACCTAAATGTGAATTCATACTGGTATCTCCTAATTTGAATTCAGTTACCACAGAGTACACTTAGCCTTTCCTCCTTGCTTTATCTATAATTGCCCTCTCTTAGAGTAAGAAACCTAGTTCTCACCATCCATTTACTTGCTTATTAAACATGAGCTACATCTGTAAGTAGGTTGAGAATTATTGCTTAACCTGAATCATGAGAAACAAATTTGCCAGCTGGAGTAAAGTTTTTAGGTacagttctttttgtctttaattttgacAAAGTAATTTAGCCAGCTTCTTTTCTCCCACCTGCTTCAGTGAGGTTATGTCATAAATTTGTAATAGTGTTAGACTCATTTGTCGTAGGGTGTATTACATTCCGAGATTTCCTGACATCCTGGTTGAAATTCTTTTAGTTTGTATATGTTAAAGTTTTCTCCTTGTGATGTAAAATTctgtgaattttgacaaatgcattgAATCATATATCCACCACTCCAGTACCATACAGAGTTGTTCCATCACCCTAAAATTCTAAAGATGTTTTTGGAGAGGAAACTACTATGAGAAAGCATGtgcaaaaaaaaatccttcccccAAAATATTTGGTTCTATCtgattatgttaaaataaatgtatttacatatttttaaagatagaaaaaaataacaggtaTCTTTACTCACCAATAATTCATACAtgcaggctttttaaaaaatatttatgggagTGATGATCAGTTATCATTTATTAGTCTTAAGAGGGTTAATACCTAAGGCCCAAATCCTGTCTCTTACTGAGAGAGGAACTCACTGTATAAAAGAGAGGCTTTTTATTTGATTGAAGATCTTATGGTTACCTATCATGGGTCTCAGTCCTTCACAGTGTTGGTCATACCTGTCAGTTGAGAAAGAGAATTTCTAGAATGTCTGGGTTGTTAACAGCTGCTTAGCAGAATAATCAAAAGAATCAATCAGCAGACTTGGCTGTAATTTGAATTTGACTCTAGACAGAGATTCATGAGCAATAACCTTTTTAGTAATGATCAGTGTGTAGCACAGGCTAGAAATACTGTCCCTACTCCAGCATgtactgtttttctattttgtatttcagtttttgtttttctttggtacatcattgttgttgttttgtttgttttcctcagcAGCCTACAATTTAATTTCAGGGGTTTGAGTTGCTAATACATGTATCGTATAGCTGGCAGAAGTCCAAAGTGAGACCATGGCCACCTTAATAGATCAAAGAAGTCTTTTAAATGTCATGAAAGAATCTTGAGATATGGGTTCTCAATTTCTGCTGCCAACCAAACCGAATCACCTTGCACCAAAACAATGACACTATGCACCATTATTAAGTAGGATTAATTTAGTTGTAAATTCTATTTGAGTCCCTACTCCGTATCTTCTTAGCTCAATGACTTTGGAAggttaacttctctgaacttgtTTCCTGTTCTTCATTTTAGTAcgcattttttttcccaaagaaaaattgagaaattacACTTGAATATACTTGAGAGCATATGTGTATCTAATTTCCATAGGTGGTTGCTTATATAATGGAGTTAGAGATAAAGAAGCTGCAAAActaggaaggaaaaataacattatacTTTGAATAAAGCAGCGGGATAGGAAAATACCTAATCCCCTCAATGAAAACATGAGAAAACCTCTAGTTCTCCCTAGAACACAGCATTAGTGTACTAAGCTCCTCATGAACCTGAACTGTCATACATCCATATCTGAACTTGCACTATCcagtaaaagaatatatattaagtgCTCCATAAGactctgaaaattaaatatagaaatctAAACCTCTCATTTCACTGTCGAAGAGACTGAAGTTGAAATAAATTAAGATAGTGAAGTTCACAGAAGTTGATCACAGGGTGGCTAAGATCCAGTCTATTGTAATTTTATTGCATTATGCTTTTGGCTCATTATGTTTTTGGTAGAATGAGCACTGCTGAAGGTTGCTATCAAGCTAACAAAATTCACCCAAATTTTTTGGCCTGCCATTTAGCAATTAGGctccattaaatttttttatgtctATTCTTTTCCACACCTGTCTTTTTAAGGAATGGCTGCCAgaagatgtctttttaaaagtatagtttgGCATCTGTCACAATTTTATGCAGTTAAATTTTGTGCATAATTAGGAGACAATTATAATACTGCATAAAGGCCATGAGGACTTACACAGAACTGTCCTGTAGAAATTCcatattgaaatgaaaatatttggtgttgaaaatttaaatttaaaggtgCAGTTTTGCCTGCTTATTTGATAGAATTGTTAGCTTTGCCTGCCATCTCATGGAAGGCTGGTAGTGATATTGTATTGCTCTCTTCTATACATCAAATAGGACCAATGTttgcataaattaaaattttaaaaattacttccatTTTCTGGGACTTACTTTACCTGCTTGACTTTCACCTATAatcataactttatttttcaaattaattatctGAGTcccttttatctatctatctacctaaaCTATTTTATTCAAATCCAACCTCTGTCTTTAGAGGACTTTTACTCCTCCAAATGGCAAATTGTTTAAGTAATCTAGAGACTTAAGTCAGTCCAAAGCAGGTGGGGGTGATTGCACCCAACACAGTTcaaacaaagaagcagaaacacTGAGGGGAGGGTGATACACAGGTAGCAAGTGACTTATATAATAGAGACGTCATATTATGTAATTGTGCTTAAGCAGTCCTCATAAGGTTTTTGTCTGCTTCAGGTGCTGGAGCCTTAAGTCAGTTCAGCATTCAAGAAGAAGAGATGGGTGTGAAATAGGGGGAAACATGGATAGATTTAAATCCATGAGGAGTAGCTGGAACTTACAAGGCCAGACTGGAACCCATGTTGATCTTTCACTGCCTCCAAACCTCCAACTTTGATGAGTAAGTGCCCTGTAGAGGTAATCACTCTTTTATGGAACTGGTGAAGCTAAGATATGGGAGATATGAGGGGAGCTGGTATAGCTCTAGACCCAGCTGCCTCACAGTAAAGTAAGCCAGCAGATCAGTGACCAAGTGCCCCCACCTCTCCTTtctcagcattaaaaaaatatctagggacacctgggtggctcagtcggttaagcagctgccttcggctcaggtcatgatcccaagcgtcctgggatcgagtcccacatcgggatccttgctcagtggggagcctgcttctccctctgcctctgcctgccattctgtctgcctgtgctcgctctcttcccctctctctctctgataaataaataaaaaatcttaaaaaaaaagaaatatctaactactgggacacctgggtggctcagtcagttatgtgtctgcctttggctcaggtcatgatcccagggtcctgggattgagtcccacatcagcttccttgctcagcggagagcctgcttctccctctgtctgccacccctggcttgtgctctcctaatctctctctgacaaataaataaaatctttaaaaaatacgcaacttttgtagcaacatggacaggactggaagagattatgctgagtgaaataagtcaagcagagagagtcaattatcatatggtttcacttatttgtggagcataacaaatagcatggaggacaaggggggttaggagaagggagttggggtaaattggaagggtggtgaaccatgagactatggactctgaacaatctgaggggtttgaagtggcaggggcgGGTGGatggttggggtaccaggtggtgggtattggagagggcacggattgcatggagcactgggtgtggtgaaaaaataatgaatactgttatgctgaaaataaatttaatctaaaaaaatatatataaagctacTACTTTACCTTTGCCTTCCAAATCTCTCCAATATCTCATGTAGCACAAGAAATCTCAGAAcagggtcacctggatggctcggttgatTGAACATCAGATTCTTGgttctcaggtcataatctcaagggtcctaggattgaaacCCGAGGCTGGCTCCGTGCTTagtggggaatctacttgagattctctttccctctttctttgcccctTGCCCCCTACCCCCTCTTCATGCGTTCATGTCCCCAtgcacctgcttcctccctctccaaaataaaatgaaataaatctaaaaaaaaaaaaaaaatctcagaaccaTGCAGGAAACTCCGAAGAAAGTTTCATTTCACAGTATCATTCCCCCACCCATACATTCAGAACTGCTTCCAAACagcaggtgaaaaaaaaaaaaaaccctggataATTAATATGCTCTTGTCATTGTTCTGTCACCCGATGTCATTAGAAATTCCCAAAGTGTTTTTGAATGTTCTGTTGATGTTGCTAGTATACATCTCACCCAGTCATGCAGGGATGCCCCAAACTTGGACTGCtagtttataatttcattttctttaagtcCTGTTTTATACTGCAGTGCTTAGTTCAGACTCACTGGGTTCTTTGGGGGCTTTAGGTTCTTTCCTAACAGCACACCTTGGTAGGGGCTGCCCCAATCTCCCAGATCCCCAAGCAGTCGTTCTGACTTTGAATATCAGTGAACAGGAAATTTGAATGTTATTTTCCATTCCAAAGTCTAATTTCAGTATGTAAATGTCTCAACTTGCTTAAGGGGCCAGCGATAATATCCATTTTAAGGAGTTATTATCAAAGGAAAACAGGGGTTTTGGGGGTAAGGCAAAGCCTCTGCATTCACCTACACAAGTAACAGgtgtaaaacaaaaatgaatattattaCTGAACACAAATTGAACATCCAGCATGCAAAATTTACACTAAATAAggcttaaaacaaaatatttttaaaagcaatttaacCTCTTATAAGCAAgtgaagagaattttaagcagtgCATGGATGTCTAATGGGAATTTTCTTCCAGTGGTATCAATTATCTGTAAGGATAAGCAACTCTTTATTGCAACAGTAAGTTATTGTTAAATTCAGTTCAAATATATGTTCTCAAATATTAGGAATTCTTATATTCCTGGCTAGTATCTTACAGGAAATGGTTGTCCCAAGAGGTCTTCCTGGAAGGAAATCCTGTGGGAATTCTCGCCATGAAAGTTCAAAAGAATTTAGAGTGCAAAATAAACAATGTCATATGATTAAGTTTAAGTTTTACCAGTCTCTGCTCAAAATAATATTAACACAGGTATTCAGAAAGTGTCAACAATCCCTAATTATTTATTCCAGAAGCATCAATTATTTGTTAGGAATTTATGcaccctctctccccttttccttttctgtgagagagtgagagtctgtgtgtgtgtgtacatgggtgTGTGTGGATGGCCAAGTGTCCGCATTAAAGGAACAAGACCATGGtttgctttattttgctttactttcaaagaataaacacatttctgaaattttcaagTCAACTGAAGAAATTAACCTTAAACTactgaagatggaaaaaaaaggtGATAGATTTCAGGGTATCAGAAAGGAGAAGATAGACCTAGTAagactattaattttttttttaccagaacCTTTAGAAGTTAGCTGTAAGAGCTAAgtcataagaaaacaaatgaaaagaggcaaaaataaaaaacaaaacaccttacaTATTTTCTTACACAGAGATATAATGGGTaaagagaggaataaagaaatcaagtgagagaaaaggaatgggagaggaagaatgtgaagaaagggagagtaaagagatagaaaagatGGTTTTTATGGtagagaatagaaaacaaaaacatttattagttaaaatgaattttaaactttaaactttaaactttaaactttaaattttaaagtccAGCCTACTGAAGCGACATCTAGCTGGACCAGGCTTGAGGACGAGGCCGAGGCTTCAGGACGGCAGGCACTGCACCCGGTCTTGGTTCTCGTCTTCCTCAGATGAATTGGAGGTACTGGAAGACGCATCTGATTCTGCATCCACGGCTCCAGCTTCAGGAGCTCCCCAGTGCTGGCGATGACCTCTCTGTGTCAGGTGACGCATGAGGAACCAAAGCATGTGGCTGTCGAACAGGTCAGTGTGGTGTATGCGATCTTCATCTCGTTCCCGCTTGTTTCTCTTGATCATATTCTTTAACCCAATCAGCTCAGTGGTAGCTTTGGCTGTGGGTGCCCAGATCTTGGCATCATGATCTAGGCCACTGGTCGCCAGCACAGGTAGGTAAGGATGGGGGTCAAGGCAGTTTATGGTGCCTCCCTTGTCCCCCTCCATGAACTGAATGATCTGGCGAGATGATTTTTCCCAGAAGAAGATGTGACCACAATCACTGCCGCTCATGATGAACTCACTTCTGGGGCCATAGAAATTGACACCTTTGATTGTGGCATTATTTCTGTGACCCTTGTATCTCTTAACATACTGGGCTCCATCTCCATCAGAGGAGTTGAAGAGATAAATATCTTCATCATTATAACTGGTCAGGAGCTCTGTGCCATCGTGGCTGTACACGAGGCAGGTGATGTTGGCTTTAGAATCACAGTTGACTAGGTGATGGGGACAGAATTTCTTAAGTACCCCATTATTCTCATTCTCATTAATTTTCCTCTGGTCATAAATTCTTACAAACTGATCTCTTCCACCCACTGCAAACTGGTAAGTATTGGCAGGATTCACATGGATGGCATACAGCcccaccttcttctccctctctttggtTACCACCACTCTGGAAGCCGGCCGGCCTCGTCTGAGGTCAATGGCGAAAACAACTGCATCTTCGCCTGAAGTTAGGAATTGAAAAGGggagtctggctccagagccaaCTTATGGGAGGCTCCCCTGTGCTGGGCCACACGCTTGGTATTCTTGCAGTGTGGTAAAGCAGACAGCTCTGCTATGCGAATCTGCCCATCACGGGCACACATGGCCAGGGTGGAATCACCACAATTGGGAAGGAACTTGGCttgaaagacattatttttgTGGCCACTCGCAAACTCCAGTACTGGCTGCTGACGCACCCAGTCCCACACTATCACTTTAAGATCATCACTGCTActggccagccaggtgccacgcTGGTTGAAGTGCACAGTATTGACACAACCATGATGGCCTTCAAGCTCATAGAGCAGGTGGAAACGCTGCACAAAGACTCTTGCGCCACAGGCCTCGTAAACGAAGCGGGCACTGGAACCCAGCTGCCGCTCACGAAGAGCGGAAACAACTTGCCAGCGAGGGCGGGGCAGGGCAGATATTTCGGAGGACACCCACTCCTCCAGGGCCCGATCCTCATCTGATAAATACTGATCACGGTTAGCTTCAGGGCACTGTACCTGAGGGTGTCCTCCTGccgctcctctctcctcctccgcTCCTTGCTCCTCCTCGTCCTCTGGGTCGTAAGGGAAGACGGTTTCCTCACAGATGAAGAACTGGTCCGAGTCTTCGGTGCTTTCGAAGTTGACGTTTTCAGCTGAACTTTCTGCGTCTGTGCCTTGACTTTCTGGGGTGGCCTCGCAGAGGATGCCGTCGTCTGCGGTCAAATTCAAGCTTAGCTCCGTGTCTGAAGATGTCTCTCTCGTCTCAGCCGCTTCAGACCGCTCCTCCGGGCTATTGAGCAGGCTTCTTCTTTCTGAGTCTCGTAGGCCATCTGTGCTGCTCCCGTTGTCAGACATCTTAAATGATGCTAGCTGTAGCCGGTGTCGAGTGGGAAAAAGCCCCAAAAGTCCAAGTTAAGGAGTAGGCCCGGCCCGGCTGGGGACAGACCAAGGAGCACTGATCAGGCCTAACGGCAAGTCAGACGCCGAAAGCCAAAGTTGGAACGCGGCTTAACGGGCTATAGCCGTTGAAGTATGGGAGCTGGTGAGGTTCAGAAGACTTTATCCCGTCCAGCATCTCGCGGTATCTCAGGACGGCTCAGACTTTTCCAAGccctccgccccacccccgcccctgttTTTCACTTCTCAGCCTCTGGACGTTCTGTTCTGTCCTAGACGGGAACATGTTGCACTTTGGAAAATATTCTCAGAGAACTATCAGCAAAAGTGATATTCTTTAGGCAGAACAGTTATCATAAGACTCTC encodes the following:
- the LOC132007442 gene encoding DDB1- and CUL4-associated factor 8-like; translated protein: MSDNGSSTDGLRDSERRSLLNSPEERSEAAETRETSSDTELSLNLTADDGILCEATPESQGTDAESSAENVNFESTEDSDQFFICEETVFPYDPEDEEEQGAEEERGAAGGHPQVQCPEANRDQYLSDEDRALEEWVSSEISALPRPRWQVVSALRERQLGSSARFVYEACGARVFVQRFHLLYELEGHHGCVNTVHFNQRGTWLASSSDDLKVIVWDWVRQQPVLEFASGHKNNVFQAKFLPNCGDSTLAMCARDGQIRIAELSALPHCKNTKRVAQHRGASHKLALEPDSPFQFLTSGEDAVVFAIDLRRGRPASRVVVTKEREKKVGLYAIHVNPANTYQFAVGGRDQFVRIYDQRKINENENNGVLKKFCPHHLVNCDSKANITCLVYSHDGTELLTSYNDEDIYLFNSSDGDGAQYVKRYKGHRNNATIKGVNFYGPRSEFIMSGSDCGHIFFWEKSSRQIIQFMEGDKGGTINCLDPHPYLPVLATSGLDHDAKIWAPTAKATTELIGLKNMIKRNKRERDEDRIHHTDLFDSHMLWFLMRHLTQRGHRQHWGAPEAGAVDAESDASSSTSNSSEEDENQDRVQCLPS